From Paenibacillus sp. V4I7, one genomic window encodes:
- a CDS encoding helix-turn-helix domain-containing protein yields MRLVAELKILVGKRLRQMRKERGLTQLTAAERCDMENTYLAGVERGERNISLESLEKIVTALGAEPIDAFRFGDLEMGKGLEGKRDAIRILAAFLEERSMEEIELIRKMSKDVMATIDSEKRK; encoded by the coding sequence GTGAGATTAGTGGCGGAATTGAAGATATTAGTAGGGAAGCGTCTCCGTCAAATGCGGAAAGAGAGAGGACTCACGCAACTCACTGCGGCTGAGAGATGTGATATGGAAAATACGTATTTAGCTGGGGTGGAGAGAGGCGAGCGTAACATTTCTCTTGAGAGCTTAGAAAAAATTGTTACAGCGCTTGGTGCAGAGCCAATTGACGCATTTCGCTTTGGGGATTTGGAGATGGGCAAAGGCTTAGAGGGGAAGCGAGACGCAATCAGGATACTCGCGGCTTTTCTGGAGGAACGTAGCATGGAGGAGATAGAGCTTATTCGCAAAATGTCGAAAGACGTTATGGCAACGATTGATTCGGAGAAACGAAAGTAA
- a CDS encoding JAB domain-containing protein: MSDQMKKPAKRKRVEVVSLRMVRERTSIFYPNRVIRSPKDAADLFKQFIGDFDRESFCILCLNTKNEPTAIHQVSSGSLNASIVHPRETFKLAILANSASIIACHNHPSGQPDPSPEDVELTERLRDSGTLLGIELLDHIILGDGNFVSLKERGMM, from the coding sequence ATGAGTGACCAAATGAAAAAGCCAGCTAAACGAAAACGGGTTGAAGTCGTCTCTCTCCGTATGGTGCGCGAACGAACGTCCATTTTTTACCCAAATCGAGTCATTAGATCTCCTAAGGATGCTGCCGACCTTTTCAAGCAGTTCATAGGTGATTTTGACCGGGAGTCCTTTTGTATTCTTTGCCTGAATACGAAGAACGAGCCTACCGCCATTCATCAGGTTTCTAGTGGGTCATTAAACGCCTCAATCGTGCATCCAAGAGAAACCTTTAAACTAGCGATTCTGGCTAATTCAGCTTCTATCATTGCTTGCCACAACCATCCGTCCGGTCAGCCAGACCCAAGCCCAGAGGATGTAGAACTCACGGAGAGGCTTCGGGATAGCGGGACATTACTTGGCATTGAACTACTGGATCACATCATTCTTGGCGACGGTAACTTCGTAAGTTTGAAAGAACGGGGGATGATGTGA
- a CDS encoding DUF960 family protein, giving the protein MFPKHTRYKTHGIEESLSESLQNTLWALIDRDLEEDKQLDYLQTFTLSVVHSRGQVIQRIRQQQEQPKTERVHDILGSSNSLSNIIVWIIDNGTYCTMLLPSEY; this is encoded by the coding sequence ATGTTTCCAAAACATACACGTTACAAAACACATGGTATCGAGGAATCACTTTCCGAAAGCCTGCAAAACACGCTGTGGGCGCTCATCGACCGAGACTTGGAAGAAGACAAGCAATTGGACTACTTACAAACATTTACGCTTTCGGTAGTTCATAGTCGTGGGCAAGTAATTCAACGCATCCGACAACAGCAAGAGCAGCCAAAAACCGAGCGTGTTCACGACATCTTAGGCTCATCTAATTCCTTATCCAACATTATCGTTTGGATCATCGACAACGGCACTTACTGCACAATGCTGTTGCCGAGTGAATACTGA
- a CDS encoding phage/plasmid primase, P4 family, protein MGIKLPAQPIWMMKRMILSPAREAESSEIQNNFGEAHIEQASTCSIEDSDPDLVKLTKKCQKVCIHTNCQLVGGGCDEQTWHLIVSMLARSGHPEAALAFSMLSAKHDSHSEERIRQMIAEGQSASYGPTRCTTFGCGLEQIERCHGKVLRNSENDVVNSPARLLMPDQTSESLQVAQSALKLVESGDHGAHLEPEVLQSFLRLRSQSPAEYARLEQRLRAAKVPMRTFNQALKDAQNKYAQTQSVGGALAEMGFYLDASGTPNGMNQNKYARYVLTQLALGVAEGERFYLYENGVWGELNDLAIKRKLRDYLHDLVPDFWTEKLEEQYVGALLREAEYLDEIDGQRDYINLQNGMLSLGSFELLPHDRRYHSTIQIRIPYTPDAKCPQFMQFLNEVFLGDQELVRVGQEMFGYCLTAETRAEKCFVLFGEGSNGKSVLLNVLKLLCGRENTSSVPLAELENAFARHEIVGKTLNLAAENEVDEKGLNTQYFKAIVSGDPIHVDVKYGKGFMYEPVCKLVFATNRLPYSRDKSHAFPRRLIIFPFRAKFSSKTADKHLREKLEAELPGILNFALEGLKRLRDQNYVFSHSQAAEQMLTEYRATINPMLSFVKDCIEPTPGTGRVGRTRLREEFQHWCRDNGHTGLAGMTTKKFWDAFRKVLDEERIEYTESKSNGLDCFVGISMKNTGPQKYFRQDSSLSKVFEEEPDDEE, encoded by the coding sequence TTGGGAATTAAACTACCAGCCCAGCCAATATGGATGATGAAACGTATGATTCTGAGTCCAGCAAGAGAAGCGGAATCGTCAGAAATTCAAAACAACTTCGGGGAAGCTCATATCGAACAAGCATCAACATGTTCGATAGAAGACAGCGATCCTGACTTAGTTAAGCTAACAAAAAAGTGCCAAAAAGTCTGCATCCACACTAATTGCCAACTGGTTGGCGGTGGCTGTGATGAGCAGACGTGGCATTTAATCGTATCGATGCTTGCCCGATCGGGACATCCCGAAGCCGCTCTCGCCTTTTCCATGCTTAGCGCCAAACACGACTCACACAGCGAGGAGCGCATCCGACAAATGATTGCTGAAGGTCAAAGTGCGTCCTACGGCCCGACCCGCTGCACGACCTTCGGCTGCGGGCTGGAGCAGATCGAACGCTGTCATGGAAAAGTACTGCGCAACTCGGAAAACGACGTGGTGAACAGTCCCGCAAGACTTCTGATGCCAGATCAAACAAGCGAGTCCCTGCAGGTGGCGCAGAGTGCTCTCAAACTGGTGGAATCCGGGGACCATGGAGCTCATCTAGAGCCAGAAGTCCTGCAATCATTTCTCAGGTTGAGGAGCCAGTCTCCCGCCGAATACGCCCGGCTGGAACAGCGGCTTCGCGCCGCCAAAGTCCCAATGAGGACCTTCAATCAGGCACTCAAGGACGCCCAAAACAAGTATGCCCAGACACAGTCAGTCGGCGGTGCGCTTGCTGAAATGGGTTTTTACCTTGATGCAAGTGGAACGCCAAACGGCATGAACCAGAACAAATACGCTCGATACGTGCTGACCCAGCTCGCTCTCGGTGTTGCGGAAGGTGAGCGCTTTTACCTTTACGAAAACGGGGTTTGGGGAGAATTGAATGATCTAGCCATCAAGCGAAAGCTGCGAGATTATCTCCATGATCTGGTACCCGACTTCTGGACGGAGAAACTAGAGGAACAGTACGTAGGGGCGCTTCTGCGCGAGGCCGAGTACCTGGATGAGATAGACGGACAACGCGACTACATCAACCTTCAGAACGGTATGCTTTCACTAGGCAGCTTCGAACTGCTGCCGCATGATCGCCGTTACCATTCGACCATTCAAATCCGAATACCCTACACTCCCGACGCGAAGTGCCCACAGTTCATGCAGTTTCTGAATGAAGTTTTTCTGGGAGACCAAGAACTGGTTCGCGTCGGGCAGGAAATGTTCGGCTACTGCCTGACCGCTGAGACTAGGGCGGAAAAATGCTTCGTCCTCTTCGGAGAGGGTAGCAATGGTAAGAGCGTCCTTCTTAACGTGCTGAAGCTGCTTTGCGGCAGGGAGAATACGAGCAGCGTACCCCTTGCCGAACTGGAAAACGCGTTCGCCAGGCATGAGATCGTAGGAAAAACATTGAACCTCGCAGCGGAAAACGAGGTGGACGAAAAAGGACTGAACACGCAGTATTTCAAGGCCATCGTTTCCGGCGATCCCATTCACGTAGACGTAAAGTACGGCAAGGGCTTCATGTACGAGCCTGTCTGCAAGCTGGTCTTCGCCACGAACAGGCTGCCGTACAGCAGGGATAAGTCTCACGCATTCCCGCGCAGGCTGATCATCTTTCCGTTCCGTGCAAAATTCAGCAGTAAGACGGCTGACAAACATCTCCGCGAGAAGCTGGAAGCGGAACTTCCTGGCATTCTGAACTTCGCCTTGGAAGGCCTGAAGCGACTGAGAGATCAAAACTACGTGTTCAGCCATTCTCAGGCGGCTGAACAGATGCTGACCGAGTACCGCGCGACCATCAACCCCATGCTTTCATTTGTTAAGGACTGTATTGAGCCGACCCCAGGCACGGGAAGGGTTGGGCGAACCCGGCTGAGAGAAGAGTTCCAGCACTGGTGCAGGGATAATGGGCACACCGGACTTGCAGGAATGACCACCAAAAAGTTTTGGGATGCTTTTCGCAAGGTTCTGGACGAGGAGCGGATCGAATACACCGAATCCAAAAGCAATGGTCTCGATTGTTTTGTCGGTATTTCCATGAAGAATACCGGACCACAGAAATACTTTCGACAGGATTCCTCGCTGTCGAAGGTCTTCGAGGAGGAGCCGGATGACGAAGAGTGA
- a CDS encoding recombinase family protein codes for MTKRAAIYICIEKQSQIEEAINQQKIACENHAESIQLKVVKIYSDVSHSTTLTQRPMFQKLLSDSKKGLFDVIIVQRAENIGRDMLDVAIYKQRLMNNGVELVIAEQTMKASAEERIQESILELLIGPLITRLEEMNKYA; via the coding sequence ATGACAAAAAGAGCAGCCATCTACATTTGCATCGAAAAGCAATCTCAAATCGAAGAAGCTATCAACCAGCAAAAAATCGCCTGTGAAAATCACGCAGAATCCATTCAGCTTAAAGTCGTGAAAATCTACAGCGACGTCTCTCATTCCACCACTTTGACTCAAAGGCCGATGTTCCAAAAGCTCCTCTCGGATAGCAAGAAAGGGCTCTTTGATGTAATAATCGTCCAACGTGCAGAGAACATCGGACGCGACATGCTGGATGTAGCGATTTATAAGCAGCGTCTAATGAACAACGGTGTAGAGCTTGTGATAGCTGAACAGACGATGAAAGCATCCGCAGAAGAACGTATCCAAGAATCTATTCTCGAATTACTCATCGGTCCTTTAATCACTCGTTTAGAAGAGATGAACAAGTACGCTTAG
- a CDS encoding copper amine oxidase N-terminal domain-containing protein — protein MKKLSKVIASALISSMLFANVSFAADLNMKVNNTSVQFQYGTPFIDNGSSLLPLRDLLIALGVKNDDEHIRWNEKVQSVTILKDSKEVTLYVGSKQIYLNGKLHATLEVPAQNVNGRVFLPARAVAEALGYFVGFDAESSTILVQEVPFGGGVKADDFDNGPTSASSSIGIETMKSALKQYTDGVSLSNATVKVLEQNEQAFFSADRSKLSLDKIAKAALPGNIAKSPSSYAGSIVNLTFMEIDSIRELLMGNDQTFTGAVGHTGGKYNQITETVEDRTYFQVFYLGKNGLTKGDSATVNGVVVGETTIELTNPLGVKSTPPMYVIVAGNMLSTSEDYDIRVEQSKSGTIDWSALDKETQERIERLLLVTLNKDGLLINDRTYTYGLEITKAQIQDYEYVPTSKTVLPSGSLTIPLNSFKDSKGKSMTAQSGSFFVKITTNYGEFIKFVDFE, from the coding sequence ATGAAAAAACTATCTAAAGTTATAGCAAGCGCACTTATTTCTTCCATGTTATTCGCCAATGTCTCTTTTGCTGCCGACCTAAACATGAAGGTAAACAATACGTCTGTTCAGTTCCAATACGGCACCCCATTCATAGACAACGGAAGCAGCCTGCTCCCCCTTCGCGATCTGCTTATCGCGCTCGGCGTTAAAAACGACGACGAACACATCCGCTGGAACGAAAAGGTTCAGAGCGTTACGATCTTGAAAGACAGCAAAGAAGTAACTCTTTACGTAGGAAGTAAGCAAATTTACTTGAACGGCAAATTACACGCGACGCTGGAGGTGCCTGCCCAAAACGTGAACGGCAGAGTCTTCCTTCCAGCCAGAGCAGTAGCCGAAGCACTTGGATACTTCGTCGGCTTCGATGCCGAGTCGAGCACCATCCTCGTGCAAGAAGTGCCGTTTGGCGGTGGAGTGAAGGCGGACGACTTCGATAATGGGCCCACCTCGGCAAGCAGCAGCATCGGCATCGAGACCATGAAATCTGCCCTGAAGCAATACACGGACGGAGTCAGCCTCAGCAACGCGACCGTCAAGGTGCTTGAGCAGAACGAGCAGGCGTTCTTTTCAGCGGACCGCTCCAAGCTCTCTCTTGACAAGATCGCAAAGGCTGCTTTACCTGGTAACATTGCGAAATCCCCGTCCAGTTACGCAGGAAGCATCGTCAACCTTACATTCATGGAGATCGATTCGATTCGCGAACTGCTGATGGGCAACGACCAAACTTTTACAGGAGCGGTCGGGCACACCGGAGGAAAATACAACCAGATAACGGAGACAGTGGAGGATAGAACTTATTTTCAAGTCTTCTACTTGGGCAAGAATGGCCTTACAAAAGGCGACTCTGCGACGGTTAACGGCGTAGTGGTCGGAGAGACAACCATTGAATTGACCAACCCCTTGGGTGTGAAGTCAACACCCCCGATGTATGTCATTGTGGCTGGTAATATGTTAAGCACCTCTGAGGATTACGACATTCGTGTGGAGCAGTCTAAAAGCGGCACGATCGATTGGTCGGCATTAGACAAAGAAACTCAAGAACGTATTGAAAGACTGTTACTAGTAACGTTAAACAAGGATGGGTTGCTTATCAACGACCGGACCTATACTTATGGACTAGAGATCACTAAAGCACAAATTCAGGATTACGAATATGTGCCTACAAGCAAGACTGTGTTGCCTTCCGGCAGTCTGACCATTCCTTTGAACTCATTTAAAGACAGCAAAGGAAAGTCGATGACAGCTCAATCCGGTTCATTCTTTGTAAAGATTACGACCAATTACGGTGAGTTTATCAAGTTTGTCGATTTTGAGTAA
- a CDS encoding EcsC family protein, translating into MAITQGAISKALDWAYEKAITGGLPGTSDAYELAEEYAKKGGDVQTQVDALIRWQSGKSATSGFITGLGGIVTLPVAIPANLASVLYIQLRMIATIATLAGHDVKDDKVRAMAYACLCGNAAVEILKDVGIAVGKKFAEQGLKKLSYEVIKKINQKVGFRLLTKFGSKGIINLSKAIPIVGGITGAVVDGASTSGIGKIAKRLFVE; encoded by the coding sequence ATGGCTATCACACAGGGGGCAATCAGCAAGGCACTAGATTGGGCGTACGAGAAGGCAATCACAGGGGGATTGCCAGGAACAAGCGACGCTTACGAGTTGGCAGAGGAGTACGCCAAAAAAGGAGGGGACGTGCAGACGCAGGTAGACGCGCTCATTCGGTGGCAGAGCGGAAAGAGTGCAACATCTGGGTTTATTACAGGCTTAGGTGGGATTGTGACCCTACCAGTTGCAATTCCAGCAAATCTTGCTTCTGTTCTCTACATACAGCTAAGGATGATCGCGACAATCGCAACCTTAGCCGGACATGACGTGAAAGACGATAAGGTAAGAGCAATGGCTTACGCATGTCTGTGTGGGAATGCAGCAGTGGAAATCCTGAAAGATGTCGGCATTGCCGTTGGTAAGAAGTTTGCTGAGCAAGGACTAAAGAAACTTTCCTATGAAGTCATCAAGAAAATAAATCAAAAAGTGGGCTTTCGCTTATTGACGAAGTTTGGCAGCAAAGGAATCATCAACCTATCTAAAGCAATCCCGATTGTTGGAGGGATCACAGGGGCAGTTGTAGACGGCGCTTCCACAAGTGGGATAGGTAAGATTGCTAAGAGATTATTCGTTGAATGA
- the rnr gene encoding ribonuclease R, which yields MMTDKEIISLMQEEAYKPMSYKELEKHFGIESANEFKDFIKLLNQLEESGHIVRGGNDRYGVPERMNLVRGKLQAHAKGFGFLIPDDRDHPDVYINAHDLNTAMNGDIVFVKVTARSQGGGRLEGEVVRVITRANTQIVGVFQSQETFGFVIADDKRVSRDIFIPQHAFMGAVTGQKVVVKIVNYPEGRSAAEGEVIEILGHKDDPGVDILAIVRKHQLPEAFQEDVLAEADAAPDSITEEEIIGQGRRDLRSKRIVTIDGEDAKDLDDAVNVELLENGNLRLGVHIADVSYYVRESTALDIEAYNRGCSVYLTDRVIPMLPHRLSNGICSLNPRVDRLTMSCEMEFDEDLKLVNHEIFTSVIKTSERMTYTNVRKLLKGEAEPEIVEKYAYLMEDFKRMEELAARLRSRRMKRGAIDFDFEESKIIVDSEGKPTDIVKRERSVAEMMIEEFMLAANETVAEHFSWMKVPFLYRVHEDPDAEKLMNFMEFVTNFGYSVKGKGNSVHPRALQALLEEIKGTPEETVLSKIMLRSMKQARYDAQSLGHFGLAAEFYSHFTSPIRRYPDLIIHRVIREVLESGGTLSDKRHEYLSSRMSDIAQQSSERERVAVDAERETEALKKAQYMLDKVGEEFEGIISSVTGFGMFVELDNTVEGLIRLSDLTDDYYNFHERQFALIGERTSKIYRIGDEIKIRVARVNMDEHTIDFELLDMKPRKEGGFSRGGKPPFKGAAGFKGFRGGSDKGKPEKGKGGFAAKGKGGYAKAQGSGAAGGERSKERAGVGGTAEGKERAERVGQGRGGAGGTGRAAGGAARRIEAAARVEGGAGQGRGEGSGRAEGGAGRAEGAAGQGKSRRGKSGSTPWSEKRGKGGTGRSKAGSPKLSEGGSLSARLESVGAGRTESGAARSESKRGRGGIALGSEAQAGGGSSAAPRSTGGSDWASGVNALAKGGRRRSDDGDDSKKRRR from the coding sequence ATGATGACAGATAAAGAAATCATAAGTTTGATGCAAGAAGAGGCTTATAAGCCTATGTCCTATAAGGAACTTGAGAAGCATTTTGGGATTGAAAGTGCGAATGAGTTTAAGGATTTTATTAAATTGTTAAATCAATTAGAGGAAAGTGGTCACATTGTCAGAGGCGGAAATGACCGCTACGGCGTTCCTGAACGAATGAATTTGGTGAGAGGTAAGCTGCAAGCTCATGCGAAGGGCTTTGGTTTCTTAATTCCAGATGATCGGGACCACCCGGACGTATACATTAATGCACATGATCTAAATACCGCGATGAATGGCGACATTGTCTTCGTAAAGGTGACTGCGAGGAGTCAAGGCGGAGGCCGTCTGGAAGGCGAAGTCGTGCGAGTAATTACGCGTGCGAATACGCAAATTGTTGGCGTTTTTCAGAGTCAGGAGACATTTGGTTTCGTGATTGCGGATGATAAGCGTGTGTCTCGGGACATTTTCATCCCTCAGCATGCCTTCATGGGAGCTGTTACGGGGCAAAAAGTCGTTGTCAAGATTGTTAACTATCCAGAGGGCCGTTCTGCGGCTGAAGGGGAAGTTATCGAGATCCTTGGTCACAAAGATGATCCAGGCGTTGATATTTTGGCTATCGTACGCAAACACCAACTGCCAGAAGCTTTCCAAGAGGACGTGCTGGCGGAAGCAGATGCCGCACCGGATTCCATTACGGAAGAAGAAATTATTGGTCAAGGACGCCGCGATCTTCGTTCGAAGCGCATTGTAACGATTGATGGTGAAGATGCGAAGGACTTGGATGACGCGGTAAATGTGGAGCTTTTGGAAAACGGCAACCTTCGTTTGGGCGTGCATATTGCCGATGTTAGCTATTATGTGCGTGAAAGTACTGCTCTGGATATTGAAGCATATAATCGCGGCTGCTCCGTATATTTGACTGATCGTGTTATTCCGATGCTGCCTCATAGATTGTCTAACGGAATATGCTCGTTGAATCCTCGTGTAGATCGTTTAACCATGTCTTGTGAGATGGAGTTCGATGAGGATTTAAAACTGGTGAACCACGAAATTTTCACGAGTGTTATTAAAACTAGCGAACGCATGACATATACGAATGTGCGTAAACTTCTGAAAGGTGAAGCTGAGCCGGAAATTGTCGAGAAATATGCCTACTTGATGGAAGATTTCAAACGAATGGAAGAGTTGGCTGCAAGGCTGCGTTCTAGACGGATGAAGCGAGGGGCGATAGATTTTGACTTTGAGGAGTCTAAAATTATCGTTGATTCCGAAGGCAAACCTACGGATATCGTGAAAAGAGAACGTTCCGTCGCCGAAATGATGATCGAAGAGTTTATGTTAGCCGCTAATGAAACGGTTGCTGAGCATTTTTCATGGATGAAAGTGCCCTTCCTATACCGTGTTCATGAAGACCCTGATGCTGAGAAGCTGATGAATTTCATGGAGTTTGTGACGAACTTCGGGTACTCGGTTAAAGGTAAAGGGAATTCGGTACATCCACGGGCTTTGCAGGCGCTTTTGGAAGAGATTAAAGGGACTCCCGAAGAGACGGTTCTTAGTAAGATTATGCTTCGCTCCATGAAACAAGCTCGCTATGATGCGCAGAGTTTGGGGCATTTTGGTTTGGCGGCGGAATTTTATTCGCACTTTACATCGCCGATTCGTCGTTACCCCGATTTAATTATTCATCGGGTGATTCGCGAGGTGCTGGAAAGCGGCGGTACGTTATCCGATAAGCGTCATGAATATTTATCTTCGCGGATGAGTGATATTGCGCAGCAATCCTCAGAACGTGAGCGAGTTGCCGTTGATGCTGAACGTGAGACAGAAGCGCTGAAGAAAGCTCAATACATGCTGGATAAAGTCGGCGAGGAATTCGAAGGCATTATCTCCAGCGTTACCGGTTTCGGAATGTTCGTGGAGCTCGACAATACGGTTGAAGGCTTGATTCGCCTTAGCGATTTGACCGACGATTATTACAATTTCCATGAGAGACAGTTTGCTCTCATTGGTGAACGTACGTCCAAGATCTATCGAATCGGTGATGAGATCAAGATTCGCGTTGCTCGTGTCAATATGGATGAGCATACGATTGATTTTGAACTGCTCGATATGAAGCCTCGCAAAGAGGGCGGGTTTAGTCGCGGTGGAAAACCTCCATTTAAGGGTGCAGCTGGATTTAAAGGCTTCCGCGGGGGATCCGATAAAGGCAAACCTGAAAAGGGTAAAGGCGGATTCGCCGCCAAGGGTAAGGGCGGCTATGCGAAGGCTCAGGGCTCTGGTGCTGCTGGTGGAGAGCGCAGTAAGGAAAGAGCAGGAGTCGGAGGTACAGCTGAAGGCAAGGAAAGAGCTGAAAGAGTTGGTCAAGGGCGTGGCGGGGCTGGAGGCACAGGACGCGCTGCAGGTGGCGCTGCTCGCAGAATAGAAGCCGCAGCGCGAGTCGAAGGCGGAGCTGGGCAAGGGCGCGGTGAAGGCTCTGGGCGCGCAGAAGGTGGAGCAGGCCGTGCAGAGGGTGCCGCAGGGCAAGGCAAATCGCGCCGCGGTAAGTCTGGAAGCACGCCGTGGAGCGAGAAGCGCGGCAAAGGTGGAACTGGACGCAGCAAAGCGGGCAGTCCTAAGCTGAGCGAAGGCGGCAGCTTGAGCGCAAGGCTTGAATCTGTCGGCGCGGGGCGGACAGAGAGTGGTGCGGCTCGCAGCGAAAGCAAGCGCGGCCGCGGTGGGATTGCGCTTGGGAGCGAAGCCCAAGCGGGTGGTGGTTCGTCTGCTGCTCCGCGCAGCACAGGCGGCAGTGATTGGGCGAGCGGCGTGAACGCGCTAGCCAAGGGTGGTCGTCGTCGGAGTGACGACGGCGATGATAGCAAGAAGCGGCGGAGATAA
- the smpB gene encoding SsrA-binding protein SmpB, translated as MATKKADGKLLAQNKKASHDYFIEETYECGLVLTGTEIKSLRAGKANIGDSFSTIRNGEAFVHNMHISPFDQGNRSNPEDPTRTRKLLLKKAQIAKMLGQAKQEGYTLVPLKVYIRNGYAKLLVGIGKGKKQYDKRESAAKKDAQRDIQRALREKQKIAR; from the coding sequence GTGGCAACGAAAAAGGCAGATGGCAAATTACTCGCCCAGAACAAAAAGGCTTCTCACGACTACTTTATTGAAGAAACGTATGAATGCGGTCTTGTCCTGACCGGCACGGAGATCAAATCCTTACGGGCAGGTAAAGCAAACATAGGCGATAGTTTTTCGACTATTCGCAATGGCGAAGCATTTGTGCACAACATGCATATAAGTCCTTTCGATCAAGGCAACCGAAGCAATCCGGAAGACCCAACACGGACGCGGAAGCTGCTCTTAAAAAAGGCGCAGATTGCCAAGATGCTAGGGCAGGCGAAGCAAGAAGGTTATACCCTCGTTCCATTGAAGGTGTATATCCGAAATGGTTACGCTAAGCTTTTGGTTGGCATAGGCAAAGGGAAAAAGCAGTACGACAAGCGTGAATCCGCAGCGAAAAAAGATGCACAGCGAGACATTCAACGTGCTCTGCGTGAGAAGCAGAAGATTGCCAGATAG
- a CDS encoding very short patch repair endonuclease codes for MTDRVSKETRSKMMKSVKSVSSLEKRISKALWNLGFRFRTNSPGLFGKPDISIKKYKIVIFIDSCFWHHCDIHGRIPTSNENYWIQKIERNKKRDIQVNNYYLEKGWHVLRVWEHEAKQNFEVAIDKIADYILSWKAKEIDRST; via the coding sequence GATGAAATCCGTAAAATCTGTCTCTTCCCTCGAAAAACGGATCAGCAAAGCACTTTGGAATTTGGGTTTTCGTTTTAGGACTAATAGTCCTGGTCTTTTTGGCAAGCCCGATATCTCCATTAAAAAGTACAAAATTGTAATCTTCATTGATTCGTGTTTCTGGCATCATTGTGACATCCACGGGAGGATCCCAACCAGCAATGAAAATTACTGGATACAGAAAATCGAAAGAAACAAGAAAAGAGATATTCAAGTCAATAATTATTATCTAGAAAAAGGATGGCATGTCTTACGAGTATGGGAGCATGAAGCAAAACAAAATTTTGAAGTGGCAATAGATAAGATCGCTGATTACATACTCAGTTGGAAAGCAAAGGAGATAGATAGATCAACATGA
- a CDS encoding bifunctional DNA primase/polymerase, giving the protein MTDNVSIPYSNIAEAMKAYAALGWFVIPLCSCDHSGMSEYHRINCSKPGKVPLIKDWTQGSVPSNETINKWVQQWPNLNVGLVLGSSSGIVAIDVDGEYGEELLQKWSNGDLPETCEFTTPGGGRRLMYAASLGVKAKKCGESHPSKPHEECALLGDGQQTVLPPSRHANGGLYEWKGGSSPWELNYQPSQYG; this is encoded by the coding sequence ATGACTGACAATGTATCGATTCCATACAGCAACATTGCAGAGGCAATGAAAGCCTACGCAGCGTTAGGTTGGTTCGTCATTCCATTGTGTTCATGCGATCATAGTGGGATGAGTGAGTACCATCGAATCAACTGCTCTAAGCCAGGGAAAGTCCCGCTCATCAAAGACTGGACGCAAGGGTCTGTACCTTCTAATGAAACCATCAATAAATGGGTGCAGCAATGGCCTAACTTGAACGTTGGGCTTGTTCTTGGTTCCAGTTCTGGCATCGTCGCCATTGACGTAGACGGGGAATACGGCGAGGAGTTACTTCAGAAGTGGAGCAACGGCGATCTTCCCGAAACGTGTGAGTTTACAACCCCTGGAGGCGGAAGGCGGCTGATGTATGCCGCTTCCCTCGGCGTAAAAGCCAAGAAATGCGGGGAAAGCCACCCGAGCAAACCTCATGAGGAATGTGCCTTGCTCGGTGATGGCCAGCAAACGGTTCTTCCCCCTTCCCGTCACGCCAACGGAGGCCTCTACGAATGGAAAGGAGGAAGTAGCCCTTGGGAATTAAACTACCAGCCCAGCCAATATGGATGA